A single window of Rhodamnia argentea isolate NSW1041297 chromosome 5, ASM2092103v1, whole genome shotgun sequence DNA harbors:
- the LOC125315257 gene encoding uncharacterized protein LOC125315257, which yields MAKRKREATDLNAAEVGDEDDEITTATREISPAHYVFKIESFSLLSENDITMYETNDFKVGDQTWRLIIYPNGDKSNEGEDHVSLYLTVSEANPLKVDGEINATVRFFVFDQIRDEYLLREGKNRRFHAMKPKWGIPRFMPLKTFINPSNGYLVDDTCVFGVEVYVIKSLGLGECLTLEACPQPVSHKWKISNFSTLGNDRYSGIFTAGDHNWRLQLCPRGDQHNIYKNISVFLCLVDSGDQKVKATYTIRLKGRAGKTHQMTGGFYWFSGPNKKWGMPSFLPLTTVQEYLAGDEFVLEAEVQVLGTVRKLP from the exons AtggcaaagagaaaaagagaagcaacaGATTTGAATGCTGCTGAAGTGGGGGACGAAGATGATG AGATAACAACAGCGACGAGAGAGATATCGCCGGCGCATTATGTGTTCAAGATCGAGTCTTTCTCTCTGTTATCAGAGAACGACATCACCATGTATGAGACGAACGACTTCAAAGTTGGTGATCAGACGTG GAGATTGATTATCTATCCTAATGGAGACAAGAGTAACGAGGGAGAAGATCACGTGTCCCTGTATCTGACTGTTTCTGAGGCCAATCCTCTGAAAGTTGACGGGGAGATAAATGCAACTGTTAGGTTCTTTGTGTTCGATCAAATTCGCGATGAATACTTGTTAAGAGAAG GGAAAAACAGGAGGTTTCATGCAATGAAGCCCAAATGGGGTATTCCAAGATTTATGCCGCTCAAAACTTTCATCAATCCGTCAAACGGCTACCTTGTTGATGACACTTGTGTGTTCGGAGTGGAGGTTTATGTTATCAAAAGTTTAGGTCTGGGTGAATGCTTGACGCTAGAAGCGTGTCCTCAGCCTGTTAGTCACAAAtggaagatatcaaacttctcTACTTTGGGGAATGATCGCTACTCTGGCATTTTCACTGCAGGGGATCACAACTG GAGGTTACAACTCTGTCCAAGGGGTGACCAGCATAACATTTACAAAAACATTTCCGTATTTCTTTGTTTAGTAGATTCGGGTGATCAGAAAGTCAAAGCCACTTATACCATTCGGTTAAAAGGGAGAGCTGGCAAGACGCATCAGATGACAGGAG GTTTCTATTGGTTTAGTGGTCCAAATAAAAAGTGGGGTATGCCCTCCTTCTTGCCACTGACTACCGTTCAGGAATACTTAGCTGGTGATGAGTTTGTCCTGGAGGCTGAAGTGCAAGTTCTTGGCACAGTGAGGAAACTACCATGA